One window from the genome of Deinococcus yavapaiensis KR-236 encodes:
- a CDS encoding ABC transporter permease, which translates to MNTSSSLDRVLAVARKEFLHVRRDAVLPRLIVLLPIVMLLLFGYALNTNVKNIKLGVVDASRDRVSERILASYAADDRFELISMPSRRAALDAARAGRVRAVLEISEGALAAARKQEAVPITLAVDGSDPAFSAQIRAASASAMQDVMAALGAVRAATGTLSLPARLTSEILYNPDNRSAVYMVPGLSGLILTLICVMLTALAIVREREAGTMEALIVTTVRPAEVVLGKLLPYFAFGATDAALVLGIGHWLFGVPLVGSVWLLVLAALLFVLGSLGLGILISTVARTQPQAMFATIAFIIPSIFLSGFLLPLEGFNRFFTALSTLVPLKYYLSAVRGIMLRGAELSDLMSAFVGLAVFAAITLLLASLTFKKTL; encoded by the coding sequence GTGAACACCTCGAGTTCGCTCGACCGCGTCCTCGCCGTCGCCCGCAAGGAGTTCTTGCACGTGCGCCGCGACGCCGTGCTGCCAAGACTCATCGTGCTGCTGCCGATCGTGATGCTGCTGCTGTTCGGCTACGCCCTCAACACGAACGTCAAGAACATCAAGCTCGGTGTGGTCGACGCGTCGCGCGACCGTGTCAGCGAGCGCATCCTCGCCTCGTACGCCGCCGACGACCGCTTCGAGTTGATTTCCATGCCTTCGCGCAGAGCCGCGCTCGACGCGGCACGGGCGGGACGCGTGCGCGCCGTCCTGGAAATTTCCGAGGGAGCGCTGGCAGCCGCGCGCAAGCAAGAGGCCGTGCCGATTACCCTCGCCGTGGACGGCAGCGATCCGGCGTTCTCCGCGCAGATTCGCGCCGCCTCGGCGTCCGCCATGCAAGACGTCATGGCCGCCCTCGGCGCGGTGCGCGCCGCCACCGGCACCCTCAGCTTGCCCGCGCGCCTCACGTCCGAGATTCTTTACAATCCTGACAACCGCAGCGCGGTGTACATGGTTCCCGGCCTCTCGGGCCTGATTCTGACGCTGATCTGCGTGATGCTGACGGCGCTCGCCATCGTGCGCGAGCGCGAGGCGGGCACCATGGAGGCTCTTATCGTCACGACGGTGCGGCCCGCCGAAGTCGTCCTCGGCAAGTTGCTGCCGTACTTCGCCTTCGGCGCGACCGACGCGGCGCTCGTCCTTGGCATCGGCCACTGGCTGTTCGGCGTGCCGCTCGTCGGAAGCGTGTGGCTGCTCGTGCTGGCCGCGCTGCTGTTCGTGCTCGGCAGCCTCGGGCTCGGCATCCTCATCTCGACCGTGGCGCGCACGCAACCTCAAGCGATGTTCGCCACGATCGCCTTCATCATCCCCAGCATCTTCCTCAGCGGCTTCCTGCTGCCCCTCGAAGGCTTCAACCGCTTCTTCACGGCGCTCTCCACGCTCGTGCCGTTGAAGTACTACCTGTCGGCCGTGCGAGGCATCATGCTGCGCGGCGCGGAATTGAGCGACCTCATGAGCGCCTTCGTCGGGTTGGCGGTCTTCGCGGCGATCACCTTGCTGCTCGCGAGCTTGACGTTCAAAAAGACGTTGTGA